One part of the Asterias amurensis chromosome 11, ASM3211899v1 genome encodes these proteins:
- the LOC139944246 gene encoding alpha-2,8-sialyltransferase 8B-like isoform X2, with protein MRSRTTRLWTVAALVSLVAIITLTNTHFLGRRYAPTKSTLIIHRNGRPGKGLARVKVTPQIIEVLPRKDDDPPTQKVVPVSLHCKQVCMTGLGGDCYSLDKAVLVYRAKVPTNYMKFRQTAYPIIYVPEPPDEILPPFRDIDRCIMDEHYPDMYLIPRQASCAIVGNGGILSWSGCGPDIDEHDFIMRANLAPVDGYQSDVGRRTQITAFNLEMLNRMYSSIVQSGPTNLDNRILLERIKMLKNSILWYPKSLGKLYQRETIRKLTEKLIDHQYMDVHMAYNWKSISIEKEFGIGGFATLGLDMFAVARTFCTNITLYGFYPFNEGPNGVRVPHHYYEDMDFEYQTARHDFIFEYNKLKSLEAKGEIKMQTKACIP; from the exons ATGCGATCCCGAACAACGAGACTGTGGACAGTAGCAGCCTTAGTTAGCCTGGTGGCCATCATAACGTTGACCAATACACACTTTCTAGGCCGTCGCTATGCTCCAACCAAGAGCACTCTCATCATCCACAGAAATGGACGTCCAGGGAAAGGGTTGGCCCGTGTTAAAGTAACGCCACAGATCATCGAGGTCCTCCCTCGGAAGGATGATGATCCGCCCACTCAAAAGGTGGTCCCAGTCTCGCTACACTGCAAGCAAGTGTGTATGAC TGGTTTGGGGGGAGATTGCTACTCCCTGGACAAAGCCGTTCTAGTCTACCGCGCCAAGGTTCCCACCAACTACATGAAGTTCCGCCAGACCGCATACCCCATCATCTACGTCCCGGAGCCCCCAGACGAGATCCTCCCGCCCTTCCGGGACATTGACCGGTGCATCATGGACGAACACTACCCGGACATGTACCTCATTCCACGGCAAGCTTCGTGTGCCATCGTGGGCAACGGGGGTATACTCTCCTGGAGTGGATGTGGTCCGGATATTGATGAGCATGACTTCATCATGCGGGCCAACCTTGCCCCAGTGGACGGCTACCAATCAGACGTCGGCAGACGGACTCAGATCACGGCATTCAACTTAGAGATGCTAAACAGGATGTACTCCTCGATTGTCCAGAGCGGACCAACAAACTTGGACAACAGGATTCTCCTGGAGCGCATCAAGATGCTGAAGAATTCCATTTTGTGGTATCCCAAATCTCTCGGTAAACTGTACCAGAGGGAGACCATTCGCAAACTGACTGAGAAACTGATTGATCATCAGTACATGGATGTTCATATGGCTTATAATTGGAAGTCCATCAGCATAGAGAA AGAATTTGGCATTGGAGGCTTCGCCACACTCGGCCTGGACATGTTTGCAGTGGCTAGAACATTCTGCACTAACATAACCCTGTACGGGTTCTACCCGTTCAACGAAGGCCCGAACGGTGTCCGAGTGCCTCATCACTACTACGAAGACATGGACTTCGAGTACCAGACTGCCAGACATGATTTTATCTTTGAGTATAACAAGCTGAAATCTCTGGAGGCGAAGGGGGAGATTAAGATGCAAACCAAGGCGTGCATACCTTGA
- the LOC139944246 gene encoding alpha-2,8-sialyltransferase 8B-like isoform X1: MLRGLHASTPDVFIIHKEQSPTLPDTASIMRSRTTRLWTVAALVSLVAIITLTNTHFLGRRYAPTKSTLIIHRNGRPGKGLARVKVTPQIIEVLPRKDDDPPTQKVVPVSLHCKQVCMTGLGGDCYSLDKAVLVYRAKVPTNYMKFRQTAYPIIYVPEPPDEILPPFRDIDRCIMDEHYPDMYLIPRQASCAIVGNGGILSWSGCGPDIDEHDFIMRANLAPVDGYQSDVGRRTQITAFNLEMLNRMYSSIVQSGPTNLDNRILLERIKMLKNSILWYPKSLGKLYQRETIRKLTEKLIDHQYMDVHMAYNWKSISIEKEFGIGGFATLGLDMFAVARTFCTNITLYGFYPFNEGPNGVRVPHHYYEDMDFEYQTARHDFIFEYNKLKSLEAKGEIKMQTKACIP, translated from the exons GTCTTCATAATTCACAAGGAGCAGAGTCCAACCCTTCCCGATACTGCATCCATCATGCGATCCCGAACAACGAGACTGTGGACAGTAGCAGCCTTAGTTAGCCTGGTGGCCATCATAACGTTGACCAATACACACTTTCTAGGCCGTCGCTATGCTCCAACCAAGAGCACTCTCATCATCCACAGAAATGGACGTCCAGGGAAAGGGTTGGCCCGTGTTAAAGTAACGCCACAGATCATCGAGGTCCTCCCTCGGAAGGATGATGATCCGCCCACTCAAAAGGTGGTCCCAGTCTCGCTACACTGCAAGCAAGTGTGTATGAC TGGTTTGGGGGGAGATTGCTACTCCCTGGACAAAGCCGTTCTAGTCTACCGCGCCAAGGTTCCCACCAACTACATGAAGTTCCGCCAGACCGCATACCCCATCATCTACGTCCCGGAGCCCCCAGACGAGATCCTCCCGCCCTTCCGGGACATTGACCGGTGCATCATGGACGAACACTACCCGGACATGTACCTCATTCCACGGCAAGCTTCGTGTGCCATCGTGGGCAACGGGGGTATACTCTCCTGGAGTGGATGTGGTCCGGATATTGATGAGCATGACTTCATCATGCGGGCCAACCTTGCCCCAGTGGACGGCTACCAATCAGACGTCGGCAGACGGACTCAGATCACGGCATTCAACTTAGAGATGCTAAACAGGATGTACTCCTCGATTGTCCAGAGCGGACCAACAAACTTGGACAACAGGATTCTCCTGGAGCGCATCAAGATGCTGAAGAATTCCATTTTGTGGTATCCCAAATCTCTCGGTAAACTGTACCAGAGGGAGACCATTCGCAAACTGACTGAGAAACTGATTGATCATCAGTACATGGATGTTCATATGGCTTATAATTGGAAGTCCATCAGCATAGAGAA AGAATTTGGCATTGGAGGCTTCGCCACACTCGGCCTGGACATGTTTGCAGTGGCTAGAACATTCTGCACTAACATAACCCTGTACGGGTTCTACCCGTTCAACGAAGGCCCGAACGGTGTCCGAGTGCCTCATCACTACTACGAAGACATGGACTTCGAGTACCAGACTGCCAGACATGATTTTATCTTTGAGTATAACAAGCTGAAATCTCTGGAGGCGAAGGGGGAGATTAAGATGCAAACCAAGGCGTGCATACCTTGA